A genomic segment from Modestobacter roseus encodes:
- a CDS encoding ATP-binding protein: protein MSGEPARLAWPSSPPPPAVDGWSWELTTVAELPRVRAELRRGLAARSNGDEHAEELDEAVVLAFDEMASNALRHGGGGVRARVQQTPGAWLIEVRDSAATRPPQPAVGRDPSQGGLGLYLIAEMADDHGWYLADGQKSVWALLPRC from the coding sequence GTGAGCGGCGAGCCGGCGCGCCTGGCGTGGCCCTCGTCGCCACCCCCACCGGCCGTCGACGGCTGGTCGTGGGAGCTCACCACGGTCGCCGAGCTGCCCCGGGTGCGGGCCGAACTCCGCCGCGGGCTGGCCGCCCGGTCGAACGGGGACGAGCACGCCGAGGAGCTCGACGAGGCCGTCGTCCTCGCCTTCGACGAGATGGCCTCCAACGCGCTGCGGCACGGCGGCGGCGGGGTGCGCGCCCGGGTGCAGCAGACCCCGGGCGCCTGGCTGATCGAGGTGCGCGACTCCGCGGCCACCCGCCCGCCACAGCCGGCCGTCGGCCGCGACCCCAGTCAGGGCGGCCTGGGGCTCTACCTCATCGCCGAGATGGCCGACGACCACGGCTGGTACCTGGCCGACGGCCAGAAGAGCGTCTGGGCCCTGCTCCCCCGCTGCTGA
- a CDS encoding FUSC family protein, which translates to MELPSRPRPGWLTRTWARHPRVGLALKAAVAAAIAWALVQLLPGPAADYPYYAPLGALLATTTSLAGSARESAQTVGAVALGAAIGLLADLVDAPNLVGIPVVIGVGVLLSGWRRLGSVRSWVPTAALFVLIFGNRDPINYVAGYVGLIMFGALIGIAVTALLPQLPLAPAQEQLARLRDVLADQLDDLADGLSGELPPTRDEWATRTHTIDPVLAQMRAAVQESDDARRGNLRARRHQQDAERQYTQARALERLTLLVEELTQLLAETERADQDQVSLGPALRPPACEALTALAAVLRSVDQDAVADPDTTRAAYDALHQLAAGLRAARRNTDEDLFAASSVVVAIRRALAAVVPRELAEQEARQQGA; encoded by the coding sequence GTGGAACTCCCCAGCCGTCCCCGGCCCGGCTGGCTCACCCGTACCTGGGCCCGGCACCCGCGGGTCGGCCTGGCGCTCAAGGCCGCCGTCGCCGCGGCCATCGCCTGGGCGCTGGTGCAACTGCTGCCCGGTCCGGCCGCCGACTACCCCTACTACGCACCCCTGGGTGCGCTGCTGGCCACCACGACGAGCCTGGCCGGCTCCGCCCGCGAGTCCGCGCAGACCGTCGGCGCGGTCGCCCTGGGGGCCGCGATCGGACTGCTCGCCGACCTGGTCGACGCCCCGAACCTGGTCGGCATCCCGGTCGTCATCGGGGTGGGGGTGCTGCTGTCGGGCTGGCGGCGGCTGGGCAGCGTCCGGAGCTGGGTGCCGACCGCGGCGCTGTTCGTGCTCATCTTCGGCAACCGCGACCCGATCAACTACGTCGCCGGGTACGTCGGGCTGATCATGTTCGGTGCGCTGATCGGCATCGCGGTCACCGCGCTGCTGCCCCAGCTGCCGCTCGCGCCGGCGCAGGAGCAGCTCGCCCGGTTGCGCGACGTGCTGGCCGACCAGCTCGACGACCTCGCCGACGGGTTGTCCGGTGAGCTGCCGCCGACCCGGGACGAGTGGGCGACGCGCACGCACACCATCGACCCGGTGCTCGCCCAGATGCGCGCGGCGGTGCAGGAGTCCGACGACGCCCGCCGGGGCAACCTGCGCGCCCGCCGCCACCAGCAGGACGCGGAACGCCAGTACACGCAGGCGCGGGCGCTGGAACGGCTGACGCTGCTGGTGGAGGAGCTGACCCAGCTGCTGGCCGAGACCGAGCGGGCCGACCAGGACCAGGTGTCGCTCGGCCCCGCGCTGCGCCCCCCGGCGTGCGAGGCGCTGACCGCGCTGGCCGCCGTGCTGCGGTCTGTTGACCAGGACGCCGTCGCCGACCCGGACACCACCCGGGCGGCCTACGACGCGCTGCACCAGCTGGCCGCCGGCCTGCGCGCCGCCCGGCGGAACACCGACGAGGACCTCTTCGCCGCCAGCAGCGTGGTGGTCGCCATCCGCCGGGCGCTGGCCGCCGTCGTGCCGCGCGAGCTGGCCGAGCAGGAGGCCCGGCAGCAGGGCGCCTGA
- a CDS encoding DMT family transporter, whose amino-acid sequence MPVAYLMLACAIASEVAATSLLPRTAGFTVPVPTVAVLAGYAVSFVLLAKVVQTVPVAVAYAIWSGAGTAAVAAIGATFLGQSLSGWQVMGLVLVVVGVVLLNLGGSLH is encoded by the coding sequence GTGCCCGTGGCCTACCTGATGCTCGCCTGCGCCATCGCCAGCGAGGTGGCGGCGACGTCGCTGCTCCCTCGCACCGCCGGGTTCACCGTGCCGGTGCCCACGGTGGCCGTGCTGGCCGGGTACGCGGTGTCCTTCGTCCTGCTGGCCAAGGTGGTGCAGACCGTGCCGGTGGCCGTCGCCTACGCCATCTGGTCGGGGGCGGGCACCGCCGCGGTCGCCGCGATCGGCGCGACGTTCCTCGGCCAGTCGCTGTCGGGGTGGCAGGTGATGGGGCTGGTGCTGGTGGTCGTCGGGGTGGTGCTGCTCAACCTCGGTGGCAGCCTGCACTGA
- a CDS encoding gamma-glutamyltransferase family protein, which translates to MFTTRPELAGTFGMVASTHWLASAAGMATLEAGGNAFDAAVAAGLTLQVVEPHLNGPGGEVPILFARSPRAAGGAGVPTVLSGQGVAPAAATTQAFADLGLGLVPGTGLLAATVPGAIGAWLTLLRDHGTLPLDAVLRFAIEYAEHGHPLVPRVAATVASVSEHFTTHWPTSAATWLAPDGAPPTAGRLFRNPVLASTYRRLLDAARGPSREAQIDAALASWYTGFVAEAIDEFSRSPVMDDSGRAHRGFLTGQDLASWQPTYEPPVTLDWRGWTLAKAGPWSQGPALLQALAMLDGVLPAGTATRSASVPDDADTAEVVHASVEATKLAMADREAWYGDEESVPVDDLLSAAYTSERRALIGDRASTELRPGSPGGRPPRLPRFVTDTSPGERPSAGTTAGVGEPTVDTRGTTRGDTCHVDVVDRWGNIVSATPSGGWLQSSPVIPSLGFPLGTRAQMFWLEPGLPNSLVPGKRPRTTLTPSLAMRGGVPTLAFGTPGGDQQEQWQLCFWLAHVHGGLDLQAAIDAPAWHTTSFPSSFFPREMVPGELVVESRIGDGVLAELRRRGHAVTVTDPWSLGRLSAVSIDHETGVLKAAANPRGMQGYAVGR; encoded by the coding sequence GTGTTCACCACGCGGCCGGAGCTCGCCGGCACCTTCGGCATGGTCGCCTCGACGCACTGGCTCGCCAGCGCCGCGGGCATGGCGACCCTCGAGGCCGGTGGGAACGCGTTCGATGCCGCGGTCGCTGCGGGTCTCACCCTGCAGGTGGTCGAGCCGCACCTCAACGGCCCGGGGGGCGAGGTCCCGATCCTCTTCGCCCGGAGCCCGCGGGCAGCCGGAGGCGCGGGGGTCCCCACGGTCCTCTCCGGCCAGGGCGTAGCCCCGGCCGCGGCGACCACCCAGGCGTTCGCCGACCTCGGACTCGGGCTCGTGCCCGGGACGGGTCTGCTGGCCGCCACCGTGCCCGGCGCCATCGGCGCCTGGCTCACGCTCCTGCGCGACCACGGCACCCTGCCGCTGGACGCCGTCCTCCGCTTCGCCATCGAGTACGCCGAGCACGGCCACCCGCTCGTCCCGCGGGTCGCCGCGACCGTCGCCTCGGTCTCCGAGCACTTCACCACGCACTGGCCGACCTCGGCCGCCACCTGGCTCGCCCCCGACGGAGCACCCCCCACCGCCGGCCGCCTGTTCCGCAACCCGGTCCTCGCCTCGACCTACCGCCGACTGCTCGACGCAGCGCGCGGACCCTCCCGAGAGGCGCAGATCGACGCGGCACTGGCGTCCTGGTACACGGGGTTCGTCGCCGAGGCGATCGACGAGTTCTCCCGGTCCCCGGTCATGGACGACTCCGGTCGTGCACACCGCGGCTTCCTCACCGGGCAGGACCTGGCCAGCTGGCAGCCGACGTACGAGCCGCCGGTCACCCTCGACTGGCGCGGGTGGACGCTCGCGAAGGCCGGGCCGTGGTCCCAGGGCCCGGCGCTGCTCCAGGCGCTCGCGATGCTGGACGGCGTCCTCCCGGCAGGGACCGCGACCCGGTCCGCCTCCGTCCCCGACGACGCTGACACCGCCGAGGTGGTGCATGCCAGCGTCGAGGCGACGAAGCTGGCGATGGCCGACCGCGAGGCCTGGTACGGCGACGAGGAGAGCGTGCCGGTGGACGACCTGCTGTCGGCCGCCTACACCAGCGAACGGCGGGCGCTCATCGGCGACCGGGCCAGCACCGAGCTGAGGCCCGGCTCCCCCGGTGGGCGCCCGCCGCGGCTGCCCCGCTTCGTCACCGACACCTCCCCCGGGGAGCGGCCGTCGGCCGGCACCACCGCCGGGGTCGGGGAGCCCACCGTCGACACCCGCGGCACCACCCGCGGCGACACCTGCCACGTCGACGTCGTCGACCGCTGGGGCAACATCGTGTCGGCCACCCCCTCCGGTGGCTGGCTGCAGAGCTCACCGGTCATCCCCTCGCTGGGCTTCCCGCTGGGCACCCGGGCGCAGATGTTCTGGCTGGAGCCGGGCCTGCCCAACTCGCTGGTGCCCGGCAAGCGCCCCCGGACCACCCTCACCCCGTCGCTGGCGATGCGCGGCGGTGTGCCGACGCTGGCCTTCGGCACCCCGGGCGGTGACCAGCAGGAGCAGTGGCAGCTGTGCTTCTGGCTGGCCCACGTGCACGGCGGGCTCGACCTGCAGGCGGCCATCGACGCGCCGGCCTGGCACACCACCAGCTTCCCGTCGTCGTTCTTCCCGCGGGAGATGGTGCCCGGCGAGCTCGTGGTCGAGTCCCGGATCGGCGACGGCGTGCTCGCCGAGCTGCGCCGGCGCGGGCACGCGGTCACCGTCACCGACCCGTGGTCGCTGGGCCGGCTCTCGGCGGTCTCGATCGACCACGAGACCGGCGTGCTCAAGGCCGCGGCCAACCCGCGTGGCATGCAGGGGTACGCGGTCGGCCGCTGA